A genomic region of Vitreoscilla filiformis contains the following coding sequences:
- a CDS encoding arsenate reductase ArsC: MSKIYNVLFVCTGNSARSILAEALLNKMAPTRFRAFSAGSQPKGAVHPLTLAVLADNHIPTTGLRSKGWEEFAAADAPHLDFVFTVCDQAGGEVCPVWPGQPMTAHWGMPDPAAADPASAERAFKDALITLQRRLQLMLALPLHSLEALAIQQEIRAIGTR, from the coding sequence ATGAGCAAGATCTACAACGTGCTGTTCGTTTGCACCGGCAATTCGGCGCGCTCCATCTTGGCCGAAGCGCTGTTGAACAAGATGGCCCCGACACGCTTCCGGGCCTTCTCCGCTGGCAGTCAACCCAAAGGGGCCGTGCATCCGCTGACGCTTGCCGTGCTGGCGGACAACCACATTCCCACCACGGGTCTGCGCAGCAAAGGTTGGGAAGAATTCGCTGCCGCCGATGCCCCCCATCTGGACTTCGTGTTCACCGTGTGCGATCAAGCCGGCGGCGAAGTCTGCCCCGTGTGGCCCGGCCAACCCATGACAGCCCACTGGGGCATGCCCGATCCGGCTGCTGCTGACCCTGCCAGCGCTGAGCGGGCGTTCAAAGATGCCCTCATCACCCTGCAACGTCGCCTGCAACTCATGCTGGCCTTGCCGCTGCACAGCCTGGAGGCGCTGGCCATCCAGCAGGAAATCCGTGCCATCGGCACTCGCTGA
- a CDS encoding ArsI/CadI family heavy metal resistance metalloenzyme, whose amino-acid sequence MKRFHVHLHVADLAASIAFYAKLFDAAPSRVEADYAKWMLDDPAVNFAISTRGHEPGLDHLGFQTDDPAELAALKARAQAADLALLDEGATTCCYAQSEKHWITDPQGIAWEHFHTLGNIPVFRESEAPAGASACCAPRGKPIGIPVKSSSSCC is encoded by the coding sequence ATGAAGCGCTTTCACGTTCATCTGCATGTGGCCGACCTGGCCGCCAGCATCGCCTTCTATGCCAAGTTGTTTGACGCTGCGCCCAGCCGCGTCGAAGCCGATTACGCCAAGTGGATGCTGGACGACCCGGCGGTGAACTTCGCCATCTCCACCCGAGGCCACGAACCGGGCCTGGATCACCTCGGTTTCCAAACCGACGACCCGGCCGAGCTGGCCGCCCTCAAAGCCCGCGCCCAAGCCGCCGACCTGGCCTTGCTGGACGAAGGCGCCACCACCTGCTGCTACGCCCAAAGCGAAAAACACTGGATCACCGACCCGCAAGGCATCGCCTGGGAGCACTTCCACACGCTGGGCAACATCCCCGTGTTCCGCGAAAGCGAAGCGCCCGCCGGCGCGTCGGCCTGCTGCGCCCCGCGTGGCAAGCCGATTGGCATCCCGGTCAAATCCAGCTCGTCGTGCTGCTGA
- a CDS encoding ArsR/SmtB family transcription factor translates to MEEKDAVAALAALAQAARLRVFRALVGAGPQGLTPTALAETLAVPASTLSFHLKELMHAGLVSVQREGRNLIYRPEFGQMNALLSYLTAHCCQGQPCDCGPSAVDCDLVDKEPS, encoded by the coding sequence ATGGAAGAAAAAGATGCCGTAGCCGCTTTGGCGGCCTTGGCGCAAGCCGCTCGCTTGCGCGTGTTCCGGGCCTTGGTCGGTGCGGGGCCGCAGGGCCTCACGCCCACGGCGCTGGCCGAAACGCTGGCGGTGCCGGCCTCGACGCTGTCCTTTCATCTGAAGGAGCTGATGCACGCCGGGCTGGTGTCGGTGCAGCGCGAGGGGCGCAATCTCATCTATCGCCCGGAGTTTGGGCAGATGAACGCGCTGCTGAGTTACCTCACCGCCCACTGCTGCCAGGGCCAGCCCTGTGATTGCGGCCCGTCGGCCGTTGACTGTGATCTTGTTGACAAGGAACCCTCATGA
- a CDS encoding rhodanese-like domain-containing protein, with product MSIRPWFWIGIAALGLHGPGLAQADPATVSALEGYFDFVDANAGTITPEQIGPEDLRKFWVLDVRDAAQFKQDHVPGAVNIEWRQVFAQRAKLPRDKTILVYCNTSSFAAQVAMALRMDGFENVRLLYGGFNAWKVQARR from the coding sequence GTGAGCATTCGCCCTTGGTTTTGGATCGGCATCGCCGCCCTCGGGCTGCATGGCCCAGGGCTGGCGCAGGCCGATCCGGCCACCGTCAGCGCGCTGGAAGGCTATTTCGATTTTGTGGATGCCAACGCCGGCACCATCACGCCGGAGCAAATCGGGCCGGAGGATCTGCGCAAGTTTTGGGTGCTCGATGTGCGCGATGCCGCGCAGTTCAAGCAAGACCATGTGCCGGGCGCGGTGAACATCGAGTGGCGCCAAGTCTTCGCCCAGCGCGCCAAGCTCCCGCGTGACAAAACCATCCTCGTGTACTGCAACACCAGCTCGTTTGCCGCCCAGGTGGCGATGGCGCTGCGCATGGACGGGTTTGAGAACGTGCGGTTGCTGTATGGGGGGTTCAATGCGTGGAAGGTTCAGGCCCGTCGCTGA
- a CDS encoding efflux RND transporter permease subunit, with protein MFKWLLHSSLANRLLVIIASVVLMAYGAFTLSRTPVDVFPDLNKPTVTLMTEAGGMAAEEVEQLITVPLETTMNGLPGVETVRSTSSAGLSFLYVTFNWSTDIFRARQLVSERLTAMEEGLPEGVVPRMGPISSIMGEIMQIAIPVDPKKISPMAVREYADWVLRPRLMSVPGVAQVIPIGGEVRQFQVQPNTARMAELGISQEQLETALKGFAANSSGGFLEVNGREVLIRHLGRTSRLEDLRNLALTAKTPAGGGAPQPILLQQIAEVTFAAAPKRGDAGFEGQPAVILGVQKQPTADTITLTRQIEDALAGLRASLPAGMEAPRVTFRQASFIEASITTLQGKLIGASVFVAVILFFFLGTLRPTVIALTAIPVSICITALVFGYFGLSINTMTLGGLAIAIGGLVDDAVVDVENVLRRLKEDRARHPQHRLHPLELVARASMEVRSAILYATVIIVLVFIPLFALPGLEGKLFVPLGIAFIVSTLASLVVSVTVTPVLSFYLLPRMRTLDHGDTRLLAWLKAGYRRALQAVLARPRAVLAGAGVVVTMAVAAVPFFPTTFLPPFSEGTLLIGLRLNPGVTLAETTALARQAEVLVSQVPEVTHVGRRSGRAELDEHAEGVHVSELDVGLLPSAELTRSMDEIKADIRARLANLPAALEIGQPISHRIDHMLSGVRSQIAIKIYGEDLDMLRAQADALRGRLAGISGLADLQIEKQVLAPQLKVRVDYAAAAQYGVPVPQLLATLQALVEGEKVTQIVEGGRRFALVVRLPEAARGPQGLGGVLLETPLGRVPLSRLATIEEGDGPNQVNRDDGKRRIVLSANASGRALSEVVADIRQVVAATRLPEGAFITLGGQFQAQEEASRLVGLLSIVSLVLMFVVLYSRYQSVRLSALIMVNIPLALVGAVLGLWWSGQPLSVAALVGFITLAGISVRNGILKVSHYINLMRFEGEEFDLSMILRGSAERLAPVLMTALVTAFALAPLLFEAERPGTEVLHPVAVVIFFGLISSTLLDTFLTPLMFWRFGRRDAERLMDAKDAEAL; from the coding sequence ATGTTCAAGTGGTTGTTGCACAGCAGCCTGGCTAACCGCCTGCTGGTGATCATCGCCAGCGTGGTGCTCATGGCCTACGGCGCCTTCACCCTGTCGCGCACGCCGGTGGACGTGTTCCCAGATCTCAACAAACCCACCGTCACCCTCATGACCGAGGCCGGGGGCATGGCCGCCGAGGAGGTCGAGCAGCTCATCACCGTGCCGCTGGAAACCACCATGAACGGCCTACCGGGCGTGGAAACGGTGCGTTCTACTTCGTCGGCCGGGCTGTCGTTCCTCTACGTCACCTTCAACTGGAGTACTGACATCTTCCGGGCCCGTCAGCTCGTTTCTGAGCGCCTGACGGCCATGGAGGAAGGACTACCCGAAGGCGTGGTGCCCCGCATGGGGCCGATCAGCTCCATCATGGGCGAGATCATGCAAATCGCCATTCCGGTCGATCCCAAAAAGATCAGCCCGATGGCCGTGCGTGAGTACGCCGACTGGGTGCTGCGACCGCGCTTGATGTCGGTGCCGGGGGTGGCGCAAGTCATCCCCATTGGCGGTGAGGTGCGCCAGTTCCAGGTGCAGCCCAACACCGCCCGCATGGCGGAGCTGGGCATCTCGCAAGAGCAACTGGAAACCGCGCTCAAAGGCTTTGCCGCCAACAGCTCGGGGGGTTTTCTGGAGGTCAACGGGCGTGAGGTGTTGATTCGCCACTTGGGGCGCACCTCGCGGCTGGAGGACTTGCGCAACCTGGCGCTGACGGCCAAAACCCCAGCCGGAGGTGGGGCGCCGCAACCCATCTTGTTGCAGCAGATCGCCGAAGTGACGTTTGCCGCCGCGCCCAAGCGGGGCGATGCCGGCTTTGAAGGCCAGCCCGCCGTCATCCTGGGCGTGCAAAAGCAGCCCACAGCCGACACCATCACCCTGACGCGCCAGATTGAAGACGCCCTGGCAGGCCTGCGCGCCTCGCTGCCGGCGGGCATGGAGGCGCCGCGTGTCACCTTCCGCCAAGCCAGTTTCATCGAAGCTTCCATCACCACGCTGCAAGGCAAGCTGATCGGGGCGTCGGTGTTCGTGGCGGTGATCCTGTTCTTCTTCTTGGGCACGTTGCGGCCCACGGTGATTGCGCTCACGGCCATTCCCGTGTCCATCTGCATCACAGCGCTGGTGTTTGGCTACTTCGGGCTGTCCATCAACACCATGACGCTGGGCGGTTTGGCCATCGCCATCGGCGGTCTGGTGGACGATGCGGTGGTGGACGTGGAAAACGTGCTGCGCCGCCTGAAGGAAGACCGGGCCCGCCATCCGCAGCACCGGCTGCACCCGCTGGAGCTGGTGGCGCGCGCCTCGATGGAGGTGCGCTCGGCCATTCTTTACGCCACGGTGATCATCGTGCTGGTGTTCATCCCGCTGTTCGCGCTGCCGGGGCTGGAAGGCAAGCTGTTCGTGCCGCTGGGCATTGCGTTCATCGTATCGACGCTGGCTTCGCTGGTGGTGTCGGTGACGGTGACGCCGGTGTTGAGCTTCTACCTGCTGCCGCGCATGAGGACTCTCGACCACGGGGACACGCGCTTGCTAGCCTGGCTCAAGGCTGGCTATCGCCGTGCCCTGCAAGCCGTGCTGGCCCGGCCTCGTGCCGTGCTGGCTGGCGCCGGGGTGGTGGTGACCATGGCGGTGGCGGCGGTGCCGTTTTTCCCCACCACCTTCTTGCCGCCGTTCAGCGAAGGCACGTTGCTGATCGGGTTGCGCTTGAATCCCGGTGTCACCCTGGCCGAAACCACGGCGCTGGCGCGTCAAGCCGAGGTGCTGGTGTCACAAGTGCCGGAGGTGACGCATGTGGGGCGTCGCAGTGGCCGGGCCGAGCTGGATGAACACGCCGAAGGTGTGCATGTGAGCGAGTTGGATGTTGGGCTGCTGCCCAGCGCCGAACTGACACGCAGCATGGACGAGATCAAAGCCGACATCCGCGCCCGGCTGGCCAACCTGCCGGCCGCGTTGGAGATCGGCCAGCCGATCTCACACCGCATCGACCACATGCTGTCGGGGGTGCGCTCGCAGATCGCCATCAAGATCTACGGCGAAGACCTGGACATGCTGCGTGCCCAGGCCGATGCGCTGAGGGGCCGTCTGGCGGGCATCTCTGGTCTGGCGGACTTGCAGATCGAAAAGCAGGTGCTGGCGCCTCAGCTCAAAGTGCGGGTGGATTACGCCGCTGCTGCGCAATACGGCGTGCCGGTGCCACAGTTGCTCGCCACTTTGCAAGCGCTGGTGGAAGGCGAGAAGGTGACGCAAATCGTCGAAGGCGGGCGGCGCTTTGCTTTGGTGGTGCGGTTGCCGGAAGCCGCTCGTGGCCCACAAGGGCTGGGCGGGGTGCTGCTGGAAACGCCGCTGGGCCGGGTGCCGCTGTCGCGCTTGGCGACGATTGAAGAAGGGGACGGCCCGAACCAGGTGAACCGCGACGACGGCAAACGCCGCATCGTGCTCTCGGCCAATGCCTCCGGCCGGGCGCTGTCCGAGGTGGTGGCCGACATCCGGCAGGTGGTGGCCGCCACCCGCCTGCCCGAAGGCGCCTTCATCACCCTGGGTGGGCAGTTCCAGGCGCAGGAAGAAGCGTCACGCCTGGTGGGGCTGCTGTCCATCGTCTCGCTGGTGCTGATGTTCGTGGTGCTCTACAGCCGCTACCAGTCGGTGCGGCTGTCGGCGCTCATCATGGTCAACATCCCGCTGGCGCTGGTGGGCGCGGTGCTGGGGCTGTGGTGGTCGGGCCAGCCACTGTCGGTGGCGGCCCTGGTGGGCTTCATCACGCTGGCAGGCATTTCGGTGCGCAACGGCATCCTCAAGGTGAGCCACTACATCAACCTGATGCGCTTTGAGGGCGAAGAGTTTGATCTGTCCATGATCCTGCGCGGTTCGGCCGAACGCCTGGCGCCGGTGCTGATGACGGCCTTGGTGACCGCCTTCGCACTGGCCCCGCTGCTGTTTGAGGCCGAGCGCCCAGGCACCGAGGTGCTGCATCCGGTGGCCGTGGTGATCTTCTTCGGGCTCATCAGCTCCACGCTGCTGGACACCTTCCTCACCCCGCTGATGTTCTGGCGTTTTGGCCGCCGTGATGCCGAACGGCTGATGGATGCCAAGGACGCCGAAGCGCTGTAA